GCCGACCAGGAACGTCGAGGCGCCCATCAGCAGCACGGTGAAGACCAGGACCTTCTTGCGGCCGAACCGGTCGCCGATGTGGCCCAGGATGAACGCGCCGATCGGACGGGCGACGTAGCCCACCCCGAACGTGGCCAGCGCCAGCAGCGTGCCTGCCGCCGGGTCCGAGCTGGGGAAGAAGATCTTGCCGAAGACGAGTGCGGCGGCCGTGCCGTAGATGAAGAAGTCGTAGTACTCCAACGCGCTTCCGACCCAGGCGGCCACCGCTGCCTTGCGGGGCTTTCCGTGCTCGACCACGTCCAACGCTCCTGTCGCTCCGTTGCGGACCGGGTTAATGTACCGTCTGGTTACGTACCAGATGGTGAGTTAGCCGGACGAGGCTTGTCAACCCGGAGAAGGGGACGAAACGCTCAGTGCGCGGTCAGGTACTCGACCAGCAGGTCGCCGAGCATCTTGCGATAGTGCTCGCGCCGGCCGGGGTCGAGCATGTCGCGCTTGAAGATGGCGTTGAACGTGTGCCGGTTGGCGGTGCGGAAGATGCAGAACGCGCTGATCATCATGTGCACGTCCAGCGCGTCGACGTCCTCCCGGAACGCGCCGGCGGCCCGGCCGCGTTCCAGGATGCGGGTCAGCACGTCCAGCGCGGGGTTGGCGAGCGTCGAGAGCACCTCGGAACGGCCGATGTGCTCGGCGTTGTGGATGTTCTCGATGCTGACCAGCCGGATGAAGTCCGGGTGCGACTCGTGGTGGTCGAAGGTCAGCTCGGCGAGCTGCCGCAGCGCCTCGACCGGGTCGAGGTGGTCGACGTCGAGTTCCTGCTCGCGGGCGCGGATGCCGGAGTAGGCGCGTTCGAGCACCGCGATGTAGAGGCCTTCCTTGCTGCCGAAGTAGTAGTAGAGCATCCGCTTGGTGGTGCGGGTCTTCGCGGCGATCTCGTTGACCCGCGCCCCGGCGTAGCCCTGGTCGGCGAACTCGCGGGTCGCCACGTCGAGGATCTCGGCGCGGGTGCGCTCGGCGTCGCGCAGGCGTTCGGCGCTTTCGGTCGGCATATGCGCACCGTAGGACTCACCGACTGGTTCGA
The window above is part of the Amycolatopsis thermoflava N1165 genome. Proteins encoded here:
- a CDS encoding TetR/AcrR family transcriptional regulator → MPTESAERLRDAERTRAEILDVATREFADQGYAGARVNEIAAKTRTTKRMLYYYFGSKEGLYIAVLERAYSGIRAREQELDVDHLDPVEALRQLAELTFDHHESHPDFIRLVSIENIHNAEHIGRSEVLSTLANPALDVLTRILERGRAAGAFREDVDALDVHMMISAFCIFRTANRHTFNAIFKRDMLDPGRREHYRKMLGDLLVEYLTAH